From Salmo salar chromosome ssa04, Ssal_v3.1, whole genome shotgun sequence, one genomic window encodes:
- the hsf5 gene encoding heat shock factor protein 5 yields MELAEERLTIPINPNNFPAKLWRLVNNPKNRSIRWDPCGEGLIIDQQLFESELLSPQKQMFDTTDLFKTTNFTSFNRQLNLYGFRKVVHGPGGSEKNDVSSPMDGIKHHFHNPNFKQDHPELLVNLKRLTSKNKAKMEAGLEVNCRPPANRFHRLMANGDGGEEKVEVDKRGSMFVGQVKRPSPYQQYHQSRTQPMKDYDRTPIPPRGWIMGHGDAPSPTTFYTDKGIPISVIHRFPSDTSCTVQSSPTTVHIQQGSQSLANSLIPHHTPYRPGFYSPALVCQCCPPGSMDSDCHSAHQTTPSYSHYSYYQPNCPVGFLYPGNQNQDWQSSETQETKKSDVNLDTVFQLVDELHHNSPKIRMVKVETPERQQPVLSTNTPSGPQPITTIHSSPHTVTVSSQLDSSFNSSPVTPRGPIIIAVPGNVPPQGIAITVGGPAAEQPVKREDKPVSVDAYQKCPEEASEYITKVKEIQVVDSEVCSVLHDVTVCGLSLENEHQTEN; encoded by the exons ATGGAGCTCGCAGAGGAACGCCTCACCATCCCCATCAATCCCAACAATTTCCCAGCGAAATTGTGGCGTCTGGTGAATAACCCCAAAAATCGATCGATACGTTGGGATCCCTGTGGTGAGGGTTTGATAATCGACCAGCAGCTATTTGAATCAGAGCTGCTGTCACCTCAGAAACAAATGTTTGACACCACTGACCTTTTCAAAACAACCAACTTTACAAGCTTCAACCGCCAGCTGAATCTTTATGGGTTCAGGAAGGTGGTCCATGGCCCCGGGGGCTCGGAGAAGAATGATGTCTCATCTCCGATGGACGGGATAAAACACCACTTCCACAACCCAAACTTCAAACAAGATCATCCCGAACTGCTGGTGAATCTTAAGAGGCTGACAAGCAAAAACAAGGCGAAGATGGAAGCTGGCCTAGAAGTGAACTGCCGGCCCCCAGCAAATCGTTTCCACCGACTCATGGcaaatggtgatggtggtgaggaGAAAGTTGAAGTAGATAAAAGAG GTTCCATGTTTGTTGGTCAGGTAAAACGACCATCTCCTTACCAACAGTACCACCAAAGCAGAACCCAGCCCATGAAGGACTATGATCGGACTCCTATCCCACCCCGCGGCTGGATCATGGGTCATGGGGATGCCCCCTCCCCCACCACCTTCTACACAGACAAGGGAATCCCCATATCTGTCATCCACCGGTTCCCTTCAGACACTTCCTGCACTGTGCAGTCCAGTCCGACTACTGTGCACATCCAGCAGGGTTCACAAAGCCTGGCAAACAGCTTGATCCCTCACCATACTCCGTACCGACCTGGATTCTATTCCCCTG CATTAGTGTGCCAATGCTGCCCCCCAGGCTCAATGGACTCGGACTGCCATAGTGCCCACCAGACAACTCCCTCATACTCCCATTACAGCTATTACCAG CCAAACTGTCCTGTGGGCTTTCTGTATCCTGGCAATCAAAACCAGGACTGGCAGAGCAGTGAAACCCAGGAGACCAAGAAGAGTGATGTCAACCtggacacagtcttccagctaGTGGACGAGTTGCACCACAATTCCCCCAAAATACGCATGGTCAAAGTGGAGACCCCAGAGCGCCAGCAGCCGGTCCTGTCCACCAATACACCATCAGGGCCCCAGCCCATCACCACCATCCACAGCTCCCCTCACACAGTCACTGTCTCTTCCCAGCTTGACTCCTCTTTTAACTCCAGCCCAGTGACACCCCGCGGGCCCATCATTATAGCAGTCCCGGGGAACGTTCCTCCTCAGGGAATAGCCATCACTGTCGGTGGTCCCGCGGCTGAGCAGCCAGTGAAGAGGGAGGACAAACCTGTGTCTGTGGATGCCTATCAGAAG TGCCCCGAGGAAGCATCAGAGTACATCACCAAGGTGAAGGAGATCCAGGTGGTGGACTCAGAGGTCTGCAGTGTTCTACATGATGTTACTGTCTGCGGCCTCAGCCTGGAGAACGAGCACCAGACAGAAAACTAA